A single region of the Triticum dicoccoides isolate Atlit2015 ecotype Zavitan chromosome 2B, WEW_v2.0, whole genome shotgun sequence genome encodes:
- the LOC119361400 gene encoding exocyst complex component EXO70A1-like, with translation MADHLSRVLLQGSSSTEGQLASVPEESTTGFTDALGPPPNSYRDSIRSVGVVCPEWCIRSRLSSQSGQSGSNYDSSSSVASRSNNSGYSSGSASVGRAGLGTSELTKIAHRMVSDGYTQRMVRAFHITSLMETIAPDPTLKNWFVELDVDWVLQLRLQLRLRLQKVTAYWRQQLVQKWIRGLTIIVASIKEVMLVHEALAVARFGKASISAMLVVVDTMLKGIEEDKLQVALHMYMCVSSTSYMIMMMPAVSLEAQHIFDEISVLLKTEENGLTQAISSTMMDIRSNYCDNPWTIEIARSGGRVHRNIRFLVHCILSMRKACASTLNSAQSQNTVKICDAIDETIDYLKDQLLRKSEWFLDPRLRSMFLLNNSYFVAQVMSHSHPSGTKLTPECEKYMDFYLHFSWGHVLSCIPKSKFPGLLRCWINTSPLAKFESAFHKTYQTQKFWKVPDPQLRDVLRRAIIKRVISGYRDYLKEHPEQAEQVSRGSSSPEVLEEMLGDLFEG, from the coding sequence ATGGCGGATCACCTGTCAAGAGTTCTATTGCAAGGAAGCAGCAGCACAGAGGGACAGCTTGCTTCCGTGCCGGAGGAGAGCACCACCGGCTTCACGGATGCCTTGGGTCCGCCGCCCAACTCCTACCGCGACTCAATCCGGAGCGTCGGCGTCGTCTGCCCCGAGTGGTGCATCAGATCGAGACTCTCCTCCCAGTCCGGTCAAAGCGGGTCGAACTACGACTCCAGCAGCTCTGTTGCCTCCAGGTCCAACAACTCCGGCTACTCCTCCGGCTCCGCGTCCGTGGGCAGAGCAGGCTTGGGTACGAGCGAGCTCACCAAGATTGCTCACAGAATGGTCAGCGATGGGTACACCCAGCGCATGGTACGAGCATTTCACATCACATCTCTCATGGAAACAATTGCCCCGGACCCTACGCTGAAGAATTGGTTCGTCGAGCTCGATGTTGACTGGGTTCTCCAATTACGGCTgcagctccggctccggctccaaaAGGTGACTGCATATTGGCGCCAACAATTGGTCCAGAAGTGGATCCGAGGTCTCACCATAATTGTCGCCAGTATCAAGGAAGTAATGCTCGTCCATGAGGCGCTGGCTGTCGCACGGTTTGGCAAAGCGAGTATCTCAGCAATGCTCGTCGTTGTTGACACCATGCTCAAAGGTATCGAGGAGGATAAGCTACAGGTTGCCCTGCACATGTACATGTGCGTCTCCAGCACATCATACATGATTATGATGATGCCCGCTGTCTCTTTGGAAGCCCAACACATTTTCGATGAGATAAGCGTCTTGTTGAAGACAGAAGAGAACGGATTAACTCAGGCCATATCCAGCACCATGATGGACATCAGGTCAAATTATTGTGACAACCCGTGGACTATTGAGATTGCACGAAGCGGAGGAAGAGTTCACAGAAATATTCGGTTCTTGGTGCATTGCATACTGTCGATGAGGAAAGCATGTGCTTCAACGCTCAACTCTGCACAAAGCCAAAACACTGTAAAGATTTGTGACGCCATAGATGAAACAATTGATTATCTTAAGGATCAGCTTCTGAGAAAATCGGAATGGTTCTTGGATCCAAGGCTCAGGTCTATGTTCCTACTCAACAATTCCTATTTTGTTGCTCAGGTGATGTCTCACTCTCACCCATCGGGAACTAAACTTACACCAGAATGCGAGAAGTACATGGATTTCTATCTTCATTTTTCTTGGGGACATGTGTTGTCCTGCATACCGAAATCAAAGTTTCCTGGACTTCTACGTTGTTGGATCAACACTTCTCCACTAGCTAAATTCGAGTCAGCATTTCATAAAACATACCAGACTCAGAAGTTCTGGAAGGTTCCGGACCCCCAGCTCAGAGATGTGCTGCGCAGAGCTATCATCAAGAGAGTCATTTCAGGTTACCGTGACTACCTGAAGGAGCATCCAGAGCAAGCTGAACAGGTAAGCCGTGGAAGCAGCAGTCCCGAGGTATTGGAGGAGATGCTGGGAGACCTATTTGAAGGATGA